In Bacillota bacterium, the sequence TATATAGTTGTTTATAATAAGGATATAAATAGCAAAATGTTTGGAAGTGAGCGGTATAAAAAGAGTTGTATTAATTGTTCTTGACAGCGTAGGTATCGGGGCACTGCCGGATGCTTGTAAGTACAAAGATGAAGGAAGCAATACGATTGGTCATATTGCAAAAACATTAGGCTTAAATGTGCCAAATATGAGGATGCTGGGTCTTGCTAATATAGAAGCGGAAATAGGTCTTGAAAAAGTGCCTGAGCCTATTGGAGCATATGGTAAACTTGCAGAGGTATCTTCCGGAAAGGATACTACTACAGGACATTGGGAAATTGCGGGGATTAAGCTCGAAAAAGCATTTCCGACCTATCCAAACGGATTTCCTCCTGATATAGTAAATGCTTTGCAGAATGCATTTGAAACAAATATTTTGTGCAACAGTGTTGCATCCGGCACTGAAATTATTGCCCGGCTTGGCGATGAACATGTCAAAACAGGCTATCCAATTGTTTATACTTCTGCCGACAGTGTTTTGCAGATAGCAGCACATGAGGACATATATCCTCCTGAAAAGCTTTATGACCTGTGCCGAAAAGCTAGAAGTATAATGACTGGAGAACATGCAGTTGGCAGAATAATTGCACGACCTTTTACTGGAACGAGCGGTTCTTATACCAGAACTAAAAATAGGAGAGATTTTTCACTTAATCCAATTGCACCTACAGTGCTTGATGCTGCAGTTGAAAAGGGATACTCCGTCTGCGCTGTCGGTAAAATCGAAGATATATTTGCCGGCAAGGGTATTACTAAATCAAACCATATATCTGGGAATAGCGCATGTATTGACGCAACTTTAGAATATATGAAGACGTCACGTGACGGAATTATATTTACAAATCTTGTTGACTTTGATATGCTGTATGGGCATAGGAACGATGTTGTAGGGTATAAAAATGCCCTTGAATATTTTGATTCGCGAATTCCTGAATTAACAAAGTCTTTAGAAGATGACGACATCCTTCTTATAACGGCGGATCATGGCTGTGATCCAACAACCCCGAGCACTGATCACAGCAGAGAATATATTCCTCTTCTAATCTTCGGCAAAAATGTTAAAAGCGGAGTTAATATAGGGACTAGAAAAACATTTTCAGATATAGCGGAAACGATTTCAGAGTATCTGGACTTAAACAAGAGTTTCGGAGCGAAGAGCTTTTTAAATGAAATAAGGAGAAAGTAACTGTGACTAAATTCGAGTTGGCGAAATTTATAGATCATACGAATCTGCATGCCGAGGCGCTTCCTTCGGATATAGAAAGGCTATGCAGCGAAGCGGGAAAATATAACTTTGCTTCTGTTTGCATCAATCCAGTGTATGTAGCTCTTGCAGCAGAACTTCTTAAAAATAGCGATGTAAAAGTCTGCACAGTAATTGGATTCCCTCTTGGAGCGGGCACAGCGGCGTCAAAAGCGTTTGAAGCCGCAGATGCGGTTGATAACGGAGCTCAAGAACTCGACATGGTTATTAATATAGGGGCACTTAAATCAGGAAATTTAGGACAAGTTGAAGAAGAAATTAGGGCAGTTGTTCTTGCTGCGGACGGGAGAACTGTAAAAGTAATAATAGAAACGTGCCTTTTAACAGATGAGGAAAAAGTATCAGCCTGTTTAGCTGCCAAGAAAGCTGGGGCGGATTTTGTAAAGACATCAACAGGATTTTCGACAGGAGGTGCTACTCCTGAGGATATTTTACTAATGCGCAAAACGGTTGGGTCAGACTTTGGAGTAAAAGCTTCAGGAGGTATTCGCTCAGCTCAGGATGCAATTTTAATGATTAAGTCGGGAGCAAATAGAATAGGAACCAGCGCAGGTGTAAAAATCGTTGAAAGTTTTGAAGGTGAAATAATATGAGTACTCATATTGAAGCTAAAAAAGGAGAAATTGTGGAATCAGTATTGATGCCTGGAGATCCTATGAGGGCTAAATATATCGCTGAAAATTTTTTATCTGATATAATTTGTTACAATAATGTTAGGGGAATGTTGGGCTTCAGCGGTGTTTATCATGGAAAACGCGTATCGGTTCAGGGAAGCGGTATGGGAATGCCGTCTATCTCGATCTATGTAAATGAGCTGTTATCCGAGTATAAAGTGAACACTATAATCCGAGTTGGCACCTGCGGAGCTTTCTCAGAAAAGCTAAATCCTCGGGACATCGTTCTTGCAATGTCATGCTGTACAGACAGTTCACTATGTAAACGAATTTTTAAGGGATTAGATTACGCACCGACAGCAAGTTTTAGTTTGCTAAAAAAAGCCGCGGAAATTGCTGAAAATTCTGAAAAGTGCTTTTCGGTGGGGACAATATTATCAACTGATACTTTTTATCAGCCCGATCCTGATATGTGGAAGATTTGGAGAGATTACGGAGTGTTGGCAGTGGAGATGGAGACAGCGGCTCTATACACATATGCCGCAAAGTATAAAGCAAACGCACTCTCCATCCTTACTGTCAGTGATAGTTTGGTGACCGGTAACGAAACAACATCAAATGAGCGTGAAAAAACTTTTTCGGATATGGTGGAAATTGCTTTGAAAATATTATAATATTTTATAAATTATTTGTATTTTGCAATCACTAAATAGTTATATAGAAATATTAATCTTTGGGATCTATTTCGTACTTTCTGATTAAGCTTTGGAGTTCATGCATATGATTGCGTGATTGGCTCATGTGATTTTCAACGAGATTATAGCTGTCCTTTTCAATGCCATCATATAATACTTTTTGAGCAGACTCGATATTTATTGTTTCTCCTAAATGTGCGCTTTTTAAGATTCCTATTGGCGTGTGTCCGGCCATTTTGCGCGCTGTATATGAAATATCCTGCATTATGCCTGCCATTCCGCTGCCCTTAAGAGGCTGACCGCCAAGATCTTTAATTTTTTGGGCGATCTGATCAGAACTATTGGTATAATCTTTTTTAAATTGCTCAAACTTTTCTTTTAATTCGGGTTTTGATGTATCCTTAACAAATCTATCATAATTTTCAACGCCTAATTCAACACTGCGAAGAAGCTGTTGTAGTTTTTTTATTGCTTTCTCATCCATCTTTATCTCTCCTTTGCAGTTTTATTTTGCCCTGAAAGATATATAAAAAACTAGGTAACTTCTGAAAAGAATTATTAAAAATTTTCAAAGCGAATAAATTAGGTGGATTTTTTTGTATAAGTTTAAAGGAATAATATGAGATTTAAAGTTGGAGACATTATAATTATCGCAATTGTTCTTTTTTCAGCACTTTTTACCGCAATTGCATTTAGACCCCACCAAGGGGATTCATATGCTGAGATATTGATAAATGGTAAAAAAGTTGAGGATATTCAGCTTACGGGAGCAAGCGATTCTGAAAAGAAAGTTGAATATGGCGACCTATCTTTCGATATAAGTATAAAAGATCAAAAAATTGCTATCGTTCACATAAAATGTCCTAACCAGATTTGCGTGAAAACAGGGTATATTGGACAAGTTGGACAGGTTATAGCCTGTGTTCCCAATCATATTATAATAAAAATAGTAAACAAAAGCGGAGACGGGGAGGTTGATGCTGTTGTCAAATAGTAAGAGCTTTAAATCTGCACTATCTCCCCAAAAAATTGCGATTATAGCAGTTTTGATTTCAATGGCTCTTGTTTTATCGGTGGTTGAACGAATGTTTCCCCCTATCGTGCCTGTTCCCGGCATAAAAATCGGGCTTCCGAATATTATGACTTTGTTTGCAATCTTTTATCTCGACACTTTATCGGCTTTTATTATAGTCGTTCTTCGCTGCATTATCGCAGCAGGATTTTTTGGAGGAGTTACTGTTTTTGCTTTTTCACTTGCTGGCGGATTATGTGCGCTTTTAATCATGAGACTTTTAAAAAGTTTGCAGAACAGATATGTTTCCTATATTGGAATCAGCATCGCTGGTGCAGCCAGCCATAATCTTGGACAAGTTCTTGTAGCTTCATTTTTTTTACAGTCGTTTAATATATTCGCATATTTACCGTTACTCCTGCTAGGCTCAATCGTAACTGGAATTATAACGGGATCATTGTATGCTATGGTCGACGGAAAGCTAATGCATATTCCTTATTTTAAGGGGATTAAAGAACATTATTTATAATTATCCAGGGAGATGTACAAACTATTTTGAGGGAGGAATAACTATGTCTAAGAAGGTTTTGATAGTTGGAGCAGGTTATGCCGGTATTTCCGCTGCACTTACATTCAGCAAACGCAAGAAAAATACTGATGTTGATGTGACTGTTATCGATAGAAATAATTATCAGACATTGATGACCGAACTTCACGAAGTTGCTGGTAACCGAGTTGAACAGGATGCAATTAAGGTTCCTCTTAATAGGGTATTTCAGTATACAGATATTAAACATTATAGTGATGATATCAAATCGTTTGACTTTGAAGCAAATGTTGTAAAAGGGGCCGAAA encodes:
- a CDS encoding phosphopentomutase, giving the protein MKRVVLIVLDSVGIGALPDACKYKDEGSNTIGHIAKTLGLNVPNMRMLGLANIEAEIGLEKVPEPIGAYGKLAEVSSGKDTTTGHWEIAGIKLEKAFPTYPNGFPPDIVNALQNAFETNILCNSVASGTEIIARLGDEHVKTGYPIVYTSADSVLQIAAHEDIYPPEKLYDLCRKARSIMTGEHAVGRIIARPFTGTSGSYTRTKNRRDFSLNPIAPTVLDAAVEKGYSVCAVGKIEDIFAGKGITKSNHISGNSACIDATLEYMKTSRDGIIFTNLVDFDMLYGHRNDVVGYKNALEYFDSRIPELTKSLEDDDILLITADHGCDPTTPSTDHSREYIPLLIFGKNVKSGVNIGTRKTFSDIAETISEYLDLNKSFGAKSFLNEIRRK
- the deoC gene encoding deoxyribose-phosphate aldolase; amino-acid sequence: MTKFELAKFIDHTNLHAEALPSDIERLCSEAGKYNFASVCINPVYVALAAELLKNSDVKVCTVIGFPLGAGTAASKAFEAADAVDNGAQELDMVINIGALKSGNLGQVEEEIRAVVLAADGRTVKVIIETCLLTDEEKVSACLAAKKAGADFVKTSTGFSTGGATPEDILLMRKTVGSDFGVKASGGIRSAQDAILMIKSGANRIGTSAGVKIVESFEGEII
- the deoD gene encoding purine-nucleoside phosphorylase translates to MSTHIEAKKGEIVESVLMPGDPMRAKYIAENFLSDIICYNNVRGMLGFSGVYHGKRVSVQGSGMGMPSISIYVNELLSEYKVNTIIRVGTCGAFSEKLNPRDIVLAMSCCTDSSLCKRIFKGLDYAPTASFSLLKKAAEIAENSEKCFSVGTILSTDTFYQPDPDMWKIWRDYGVLAVEMETAALYTYAAKYKANALSILTVSDSLVTGNETTSNEREKTFSDMVEIALKIL
- a CDS encoding DUF2383 domain-containing protein, coding for MDEKAIKKLQQLLRSVELGVENYDRFVKDTSKPELKEKFEQFKKDYTNSSDQIAQKIKDLGGQPLKGSGMAGIMQDISYTARKMAGHTPIGILKSAHLGETINIESAQKVLYDGIEKDSYNLVENHMSQSRNHMHELQSLIRKYEIDPKD
- a CDS encoding NusG domain II-containing protein encodes the protein MRFKVGDIIIIAIVLFSALFTAIAFRPHQGDSYAEILINGKKVEDIQLTGASDSEKKVEYGDLSFDISIKDQKIAIVHIKCPNQICVKTGYIGQVGQVIACVPNHIIIKIVNKSGDGEVDAVVK
- a CDS encoding Gx transporter family protein; translation: MSNSKSFKSALSPQKIAIIAVLISMALVLSVVERMFPPIVPVPGIKIGLPNIMTLFAIFYLDTLSAFIIVVLRCIIAAGFFGGVTVFAFSLAGGLCALLIMRLLKSLQNRYVSYIGISIAGAASHNLGQVLVASFFLQSFNIFAYLPLLLLGSIVTGIITGSLYAMVDGKLMHIPYFKGIKEHYL